The segment TACTTTCCCTTTCCCTAAATCTAAATGACTATGGGTAAAAGAAAAGGCATTCCACCATATAGCCGGGATGCCTTTAGACAAAATAAAAACCCAGTGTGCCGACACTGGGTGGATAGATCATATAAGATAACGGCCCTTGTCCGTTACAAGTAATACTATAACACGTTTATCAATTGCGTTTCAAAAGTAAGTTTTTCCAATATAGAAATCAATGGCGCGCTCGGAGGGATTCGAACCCCCGCATGACGCGGTACCGGAAACCACCGCTCTATCCCCTGAGCTACGAGCGCACGCTGCAAATGGAACTTTATTAATATACCAAATTATACACCAGTTGTCGAGAGGCGGGCAATAGTCTATTCATAGCAACCCTATAAAAAATACATATATCCCCCTCTAGAATACGGTTTGAAGTTTAATTCCACCCCAGAGTGGATATGATTATGTACATGGGGAAAAATGGGGGTATTTGCGATGGTTTTTATTTGACCATTCTTGACCTTGTATGTATGATAAAAGTACATAAAGTTTTAGTAATACTTACTAATTTGATAGAGGTTCACCATGGTGTTTACCCATTTTTACATATGAACCCTTATCAATTTAAAACTTAAATTTCAAGGAGGAAAAGTGAGATGAACTTAATTCCTACAGTTATTGAACAAACGAGCCGCGGGGAACGCGCGTATGACATTTACTCCCGTCTATTAAAAGACCGTATCATCATGCTTGGAAGTGCAATTGATGACAATGTTGCAAACTCCATTGTGTCTCAGCTTCTATTCTTGGCAGCGGAAGATCCTGATAAGGATATCTCCCTTTACATCAACAGCCCGGGTGGATCCATCACAGCTGGTATGGCCATCTACGATACAATGAACTTCATTAAGCCAAATGTTAGCACAATGTGCGTGGGTATGGCTGCTTCCATGGGGGCATTCCTACTTGCAGCTGGTGCTAAAGGCAAGCGT is part of the Sutcliffiella sp. FSL R7-0096 genome and harbors:
- the clpP gene encoding ATP-dependent Clp endopeptidase proteolytic subunit ClpP: MNLIPTVIEQTSRGERAYDIYSRLLKDRIIMLGSAIDDNVANSIVSQLLFLAAEDPDKDISLYINSPGGSITAGMAIYDTMNFIKPNVSTMCVGMAASMGAFLLAAGAKGKRFALPNSEVMIHQPLGGAQGQATEIEIAAKRILFLREKLNTILSEQTGQPIEVISRDTDRDNFMTADRALEYGLIDKVIRNNN